One window of Papaver somniferum cultivar HN1 chromosome 9, ASM357369v1, whole genome shotgun sequence genomic DNA carries:
- the LOC113308603 gene encoding uncharacterized protein LOC113308603 — translation MLRKIAVVLLVGIIGWIYQTIKPPPPKICGSFNGPPITSPRIKLRDGRHLSYLESGVPKAKAQFKLILVHPFGDSKDFYLRASKELIEELGVYILSFDRAGYGESDPNPERSVKSDAFDIQELADQLVLGSKFYIIGISMGAYPVYGCLKHIPNRIAGASLVVPMINYWWPSFPSNLSEIAFKRHLLQDQWAFRVTHYAPQLLHWWLTQKWFPSLSSLEGKLDLFSISDREMLKKIAENPNPNQGKGTQLGIFESLHRDLMVAFGSWDFDPMELKNPFPGNEHIVQIWQGYEDRIFPFILQRYVSERLPWIKYREVVDVGHLMPYNTTISDAILKALLIGEEPSFM, via the exons ATGTTGAGAAAGATCGCAGTTGTCTTGCTAGTTGGAATTATAGGTTGGATATATCAAACAATCAAACCACCGCCTCCAAAAATATGTGGGTCTTTCAATGGTCCACCAATTACTTCACCAAGAATCAAGCTCAGAGATGGAAGACATCTTTCTTACTTGGAATCAGGCGTGCCCAAAGCTAAAGCTCAGTTCAAACTCATACTTGTTCATCCTTTTGGTGATTCCAAAGATTTCTATCTCAGAGCATCCAAA GAACTTATTGAAGAGCTTGGGGTATATATTTTGTCATTTGATAGAGCTGGATATGGAGAAAGTGATCCAAACCCTGAAAGATCAGTGAAGAGTGATGCGTTTGATATCCAGGAACTTGCTGATCAGTTAGTGCTTGGTTCAAAATTTTACATTATTGGGATTTCTATGGGTGCTTACCCAGTTTATGGTTGTCTCAAACACATACCAAATAG GATCGCTGGTGCATCTTTAGTAGTTCCAATGATTAATTACTGGTGGCCTTCATTTCCTTCAAATTTATCTGAAATTGCGTTTAAAAGACATCTCTTGCAAGATCAATGGGCATTTAGGGTAACACACTATGCACCTCAGTTGCTTCATTGGTGGTTAACCCAGAAATGGTTTCCTTCTCTGTCTAGTTTAGAGGGGAAGCTAGATCTGTTTAGTATCTCAGACAGAGAGATGCTGAAAAAGATTGCTGAAAACCCGAATCCTAATCAG GGAAAGGGAACACAGCTGGGTATCTTTGAGTCTCTACATAGAGATTTAATGGTGGCATTTGGAAGTTGGGATTTTGATCCTATGGAATTGAAGAACCCGTTTCCTGGAAACGAGCATATTGTTCAAATTTGGCAAGGTTATGAAGATAGGATTTTTCCATTTATACTACAACGTTATGTTTCAGAAAGACTGCCATGGATCAAGTACCGGGAGGTTGTTGATGTTGGTCATTTGATGCCTTACAACACCACTATATCGGATGCCATCTTAAAGGCTCTCTTAATAGGAGAAGAACCATCTTTCATGTAA
- the LOC113311469 gene encoding uncharacterized protein LOC113311469 — MSEDSERMKDLLEITNFYNQNFLFLFAGDFYVIQEKVKQQGIYESLIRDMMVGFGKWDFGPLELENPFPENDGNPVQIWQGCEDRIISCQIQRYVAERLPWIKYYEISDGGHLLPHNTTVIDAVQRSLLIAEEPSFI, encoded by the coding sequence ATGTCAGAAGACTCGGAACGTATGAAAGATTTGCTTGAAATCACCAACTTTTATAATCAgaacttcttatttttgtttGCTGGTGATTTTTATGTAATTCAGGAGAAAGTAAAGCAACAAGGTATATATGAGTCGCTCATTAGAGATATGATGGTTGGTTTTGGGAAATGGGATTTCGGCCCACTGGAACTAGAGAATCCATTTCCTGAAAATGATGGAAATCCGGTTCAAATTTGGCAAGGTTGTGAAGACAGGATTATCTCATGTCAAATACAACGTTATGTTGCAGAACGTCTGCCATGGATCAAGTATTATGAAATTTCCGATGGTGGACATTTACTTCCCCACAACACTACTGTGATTGATGCTGTCCAGAGGTCACTCCTGATTGCAGAAGAACCATCTTTTATATAA
- the LOC113311468 gene encoding uncharacterized protein LOC113311468 produces MRSKEKYLGSLLLLGHSKQEAFKSIQESFEQRLSTYNSVSLTQAGRSTMIKHVLNSVPAYQMGTFKLPNHLINKLTAIERHFFWGHKSNKGSNPLDWLKICKPKDI; encoded by the coding sequence ATGAGATCTAAAGAAAAGTATTTAGGTTCTCTTTTACTACTGGGTCATTCTAAGCAAGAAgcttttaaatctattcaagaaaGCTTTGAACAAAGGTTATCCACTTATAATTCTGTATCTTTAACTCAGGCAGGGAGGTCTACTATGATTAAACATGTGCTTAATTCAGTTCCAGCTTATCAAATGGGTACATTCAAGCTACCAAATCATCTCATCAACAAATTGACTGCTATTGAAAGACATTTCTTTTGGGGACATAAATCCAACAAGGGTTCCAACCCTCTGGACTGGCTCAAGATCTGTAAACCAAAAGACATTTGA
- the LOC113309882 gene encoding elongation factor 2-like encodes MVKFTAEELRRIMDLKHNIRNMSVIAHVDHGKSTLTDSLVAAAGIIAQETAGDVRMTDTRADEAERGITIKSTGISLYYEMSDESLKAYKGDRMGNEYLINLIDSPGHVDFSSEVTAALRITDGALVVVDCIEGVCVQTETVLRQALGERIRPVLTVNKMDRCFLELQVDGEEAYQTFSRVIENANVIMATYEDPLLGDVQVYPEKGTVAFSAGLHGWAFTLTNFANMYASKFGVEHSKMMERLWGENFFDPATKKWTNKRTASPTCKRGFVQFCYEPIKQIIATCMNDQKDKLWPMLQKLGVVMKNDEKELIGKPLMKRVMQTWLPAATALLEMMIYHLPSPHTAQKYRVENLYEGPLDDQYANAIRNCDPDGPLMLYVSKMIPASDKGRFFAFGRVFAGKVATGAKVRIMGPNYVPGGKKDLYTKSVQRTVIWMGKKQESVEDVPCGNTVALVGLDQFITKNATLTNEKEVDAHPIRAMKFSVSPVVRVAVQCKVASDLPKLVEGLKRLSKSDPMVVCTIEESGEHIIAGAGELHLEICLKDLQDDFMGGAEIVKSDPVVSFRETVLEKSSRTVMSKSPNKHNRLYMEARPLEDGLAEAIDDGRIGPRDDPKVRSKILSEEFGWDKDLAKKIWCFGPDTTGPNMVVDMCKGVQYLNEIKDSVVAGFQWASKEGVLAEENMRGICFEVCDVVLHSDAIHRGGGQVIPTARRVMYASQLTAKPRLLEPVYLVEIQAPEGALGGIYGVLNQKRGHVFEEMQRPGTPLYNIKAYLPVVESFGFSAQLRAATSGQAFPQSVFDHWDMMMADPLEQGTQASDLVTEIRRRKGLKAQMTPLSDFEDKL; translated from the exons ATG GTGAAGTTTACAGCTGAAGAGCTGCGCCGGATCATGGACCTGAAGCATAATATCAGGAACATGTCCGTCATTGCTCATGTCGACCATG GAAAATCAACACTTACTGATTCTCTTGTGGCTGCTGCTGGTATTATTGCCCAAGAAACTGCTGGTGATGTTCGTATGACAGATACCCGTGCAGATGAGGCAGAACGTGGTATTACAATTAAATCTACTGGTATCTCTCTCTATTATGAGATGTCTGATGAGTCTTTAAAGGCCTACAAGGGTGACAGAATGGGTAACGAGTACCTCATCAACCTTATCGATTCACCTGGTCACGTCGACTTTTCTTCTGAAGTCACAGCTGCATTACGTATTACTGATGGTGCACTTGTTGTGGTGGACTGTATTGAGGGTGTCTGTGTTCAAACCGAGACTGTCCTTCGACAAGCTCTTGGAGAAAGGATCAGGCCTGTGTTGACTGTCAACAAGATGGACAGATGTTTCCTAGAGCTACAGGTTGATGGAGAAGAGGCTTATCAGACTTTCTCCAGAGTTATTGAGAATGCCAATGTTATCATGGCCACTTACGAAGACCCACTCCTCGGTGACGTCCAGGTTTACCCTGAAAAGGGAACAGTCGCCTTCTCTGCTGGTTTGCACGGTTGGGCTTTCACTCTAACCAATTTCGCAAACATGTATGCTTCTAAGTTCGGTGTTGAACACAGTAAGATGATGGAGAGGCTTTGGGGTGAGAACTTCTTTGACCCAGCAACTAAGAAGTGGACTAATAAGAGAACCGCGTCTCCTACATGTAAGCGTGGGTTTGTCCAGTTCTGTTATGAACCCATCAAGCAGATCATTGCCACTTGCATGAATGATCAAAAGGACAAGTTGTGGCCTATGTTGCAAAAGCTTGGTGTTGTAATGAAGAATGACGAGAAGGAATTGATTGGAAAGCCCTTGATGAAGCGTGTGATGCAGACTTGGCTCCCTGCTGCTACTGCCCTacttgaaatgatgatttatcatCTCCCCTCTCCCCACACAGCTCAGAAGTATCGTGTTGAGAACTTGTACGAGGGTCCTCTTGATGACCAGTATGCTAATGCCATCAGAAACTGTGATCCCGATGGTCCTCTTATGCTCTACGTGTCTAAGATGATTCCTGCCTCCGACAAAGGTAGATTCTTTGCCTTTGGTCGCGTCTTTGCTGGTAAGGTTGCAACAGGTGCTAAAGTCAGAATCATGGGGCCTAACTATGTTCCTGGTGGGAAGAAGGACTTGTACACCAAGAGTGTCCAGAGGACTGTTATCTGGATGGGAAAGAAACAGGAGTCTGTTGAGGATGTTCCTTGTGGTAACACAGTTGCCCTGGTCGGATTGGATCAATTTATCACCAAGAATGCAACCCTCACAAACGAGAAGGAAGTTGATGCTCATCCAATCAGAGCCATGAAGTTTTCTGTCTCTCCCGTTGTTCGTGTTGCTGTCCAGTGTAAGGTTGCCTCTGACTTGCCCAAGCTGGTTGAAGGGCTTAAGCGTCTGTCCAAATCTGATCCTATGGTTGTGTGTACCATTGAGGAGTCGGGCGAGCACATTATTGCAG GTGCTGGAGAACTCCATCTTGAGATCTGTTTGAAGGATTTGCAGGATGATTTCATGGGTGGTGCTGAAATTGTGAAGTCCGACCCCGTGGTGTCTTTCCGTGAGACTGTGCTTGAAAAGTCTTCAAGAACTGTGATGAGCAAATCTCCAAACAAGCACAACCGTTTGTACATGGAGGCACGTCCTCTTGAGGATGGACTTGCTGAAGCCATTGATGATGGTCGTATTGGTCCAAGAGATGATcctaaagttcgttcaaagatcTTATCTGAAGAGTTTGGATGGGATAAGGATCTTGCAAAGAAGATCTGGTGTTTTGGTCCCGATACTACTGGTCCAAACATGGTTGTGGATATGTGTAAGGGAGTTCAGTACCTTAATGAAATCAAGGATTCAGTTGTCGCAGGTTTTCAGTGGGCGTCAAAGGAAGGTGTTTTGGCGGAAGAGAACATGAGAGGTATATGCTTCGAAGTATGTGATGTGGTTCTCCATTCTGATGCCATTCACAGAGGTGGTGGACAGGTTATTCCTACTGCTAGGAGGGTTATGTATGCCTCCCAGCTCACAGCTAAACCCAGACTTTTAGAACCTGTGTACCTAGTCGAAATCCAGGCTCCCGAAGGTGCCCTTGGTGGTATCTACGGTGTTCTCAATCAGAAGCGTGGTCACGTCTTTGAGGAAATGCAGAGACCAGGAACTCCTCTCTACAACATCAAAGCATATCTACCAGTCGTTGAGTCATTTGGTTTCTCTGCCCAGCTTAGGGCTGCCACATCAGGACAGGCTTTCCCCCAGTCTGTTTTTGATCATTGGGATATGATGATGGCTGATCCTTTGGAACAAGGCACTCAAGCTTCAGATCTTGTGACTGAGATCAGGAGGAGGAAGGGTTTGAAGGCTCAGATGACCCCTCTATCTGATTTTGAGGACAAGCTTTAA